In the genome of Candidatus Dormiibacterota bacterium, the window GCACGTCTTCGAGGCCGTAGCCTATCGGGCGATAGTACGCGGCGTAGACGTCCGGCCGAAACGAATTGAGACTGATGCGTACGGCCTGCAAACCTGCGTCGATGCAGCGTTCGAGCGCGGCCGGCATGCTACCGTTGGTATTGAGATTGATCGTTCCGTTCTTGCGACTGCTTCGAATGAGTTCGATCGCTCGCGCGATCTCGATCGATCGCAAGAGCGGCTCACCTTCGCAGCCTTGGCCGAATGAAACGATGCCGTCTTCCACCCGTTCGAGATGATGCACGCCGATGCGCGCGAGTTCGTCCGCCGTGGTTTCGAAATCGATGCGCGTTTGCGGAGAAGGCAGCCCCGCATCCGGCTCTTGTTCCGAGATGCATCCGATACAACGCGCGTTGCATTTCGGCGAAACGGGGAGCGCGGCT includes:
- a CDS encoding radical SAM protein — protein: AALPVSPKCNARCIGCISEQEPDAGLPSPQTRIDFETTADELARIGVHHLERVEDGIVSFGQGCEGEPLLRSIEIARAIELIRSSRKNGTINLNTNGSMPAALERCIDAGLQAVRISLNSFRPDVYAAYYRPIGYGLEDVLESIRLASRRGLRVSLNLLTHPGITDDEAEIDAMRAFLSGVRVTMIQTRTLNIDPECYFDAVGRPDHPLGMRVAIAAIRESHVSVGNFTHTH